The Camelina sativa cultivar DH55 chromosome 14, Cs, whole genome shotgun sequence genome includes a window with the following:
- the LOC109128714 gene encoding acetyl-CoA carboxylase 1-like gives MAGSVNGYQSAVGPGINYETVSQVDEFCKALGGNRPIHSILIANNGMAAVKFIRSVRTWAYETFGTEKAILLVGMATPEDMRINAEHIRIADQFVEVPGGTNNNNYANVQLIVEMAEVTRVDAVWPGWGHASENPELPDALDAKGIIFLGPPAASMGALGDKIGSSLIAQAADVPTLPWSGSHVKIPPNSNLVTIPEEIYRQACVYTTEEAIASCQVVGYPAMIKASWGGGGKGIRKVHNADEVRALFKQVQGEVPGSPIFIMKVASQSRHLEVQLLCDKYGNVSALHSRDCSVQRRHQKIIEEGPITVAPPETVKKLEQAARRLAKSVNYVGAATVEYLYSMDTGEYYFLELNPRLQVEHPVTEWIAEINLPAAQVAVGMGIPLWQIPEIRRFYGIEHGGGYDSWRKTSVVAPPFDFDKAESIRPKGHCVAVRVTSEDPDDGFKPTSGRVQELSFKSKPNVWAXRTTVLCWNLLIGSGLKIE, from the exons ATGGCTGGCTCGGTTAACGGGTACCAGAGTGCTGTAGGACCTGGTATTAATTATGAGACGGTGTCTCAAGTCGATGAGTTCTGTAAAGCACTTGGAGGGAACAGGCCGATCCATAGTATTTTGATCGCTAACAATGGGATGGCAGCTGTGAAG TTTATACGTAGCGTCAGAACATGGGCTTACGAAACATTTGGCACTGAAAAAGCCATATTATTGGTGGGGATGGCAACCCCTGAAGACATGCGGATCAATGCAGAGCATATCAGAATTGCTGATCAATTTGTGGAGGTTCCGGGAGGAACCAACAATAACAATTATGCTAACGTTCAGCTAATTGTAGAG ATGGCTGAAGTAACACGCGTGGATGCAGTTTGGCCTGGTTGGGGTCATGCATCTGAGAACCCTGAGTTACCTGATGCCCTAGATGCCAAGGGAATTATATTTCTTGGTCCCCCAGCAGCTTCAATGGGAGCGCTAGGAGATAAGATTGGTTCTTCGTTAATTGCACAAGCTGCTGATGTACCCACTCTGCCATGGAGTGGTTCCCAT GTTAAAATACCTCCTAATAGCAACTTGGTAACCATCCCCGAGGAGATCTACCGGCAAGCATGTGTCTACACAACTGAAGAAGCGATTGCTAGCTGTCAAGTTGTCGGTTACCCAGCGATGATCAAAGCTTCATGGGGTGGTGGCGGAAAAGGCATTAGGAAG GTTCATAATGCTGATGAGGTTAGGGCTCTATTCAAGCAAGTTCAGGGTGAGGTCCCGGGGTCACCAATATTTATAATGAAGGTTGCGTCACAG aGCCGGCATTTAGAGGTCCAGCTGCTCTGTGACAAGTATGGAAATGTTTCAGCTCTGCATAGCCGCGATTGTAGTGTCCAGAGAAGACATCAAAAG ATCATCGAGGAGGGTCCAATTACTGTGGCTCCTCCAGAAACTGTCAAAAAACTTGAGCAGGCAGCTAGAAGGTTGGCTAAGAGTGTTAACTATGTTGGAGCTGCTACTGTTGAGTATCTCTACAGTATGGACACTGGGGAGTACTACTTCTTAGAGCTTAACCCTCGCTTACAG GTTGAGCACCCTGTAACTGAGTGGATTGCTGAGATAAATCTTCCTGCTGCCCAAGTTGCTGTGGGGATGGGAATTCCTCTCTGGCAAATCCCTG AGATAAGACGGTTCTATGGTATAGAACATGGTGGAGGTTATGATTCTTGGAGAAAAACATCTGTCGTAGCCCccccttttgattttgataaagCTGAATCTATAAGGCCAAAAGGTCATTGTGTGGCTGTACGTGTGACAAGCGAGGATCCTGATGACGGGTTCAAACCAACCAGCGGTAGAGTACAG GAATTGAGTTTTAAGAGCAAGCCAAATGTATGGGCGTNTCGCACTACAGTTTTGTGTTGGAATCTATTGATAGGTTCGGGCTTGAAAATTGAATAA